GCGTCGTCTCTGCTATGTGGCGATGACCCGGGCCGAGGAACGTCTCTATCTGACGAGGGCGGTGATGTACGACGGGCGCAAGACCGCCGCAAAACCCTCGCCCTTCCTGGACGACCTGCATTATACAGAACACCCCCTCATCAGGGTTGTCCAGGTCCCGGCCCCGGAGACGGTGGCAGACGGTGTGCTGCTCTCTGACCTCGAACAGGCGCGGCAGCGGCTGCAGGGGGAGGCGATCCGGGCAGTGGCCGAGATGCGCCTCTTCACCGCCCTGCAGCGGTTGATGGACCTGGAACGGTGCCGGCTCCTGGCGGCCGGAGAAGATCCGGCGTTCTTTGACCGGGATGCGTTCCTCTCTGTGGCAGCCCCACCCTTTGATCTGGAGGTCCGGGCCGGGGTGCGGTCTGAACCCGGTCTGACCGACGACATTCGCCTCTCAGCCTCTGCCCTCTCCACCTACGAGGACTGCCCGCTGCGGTTCAAGTTCGGGACAGTGCTGCGGGTGCCGACCAGGCCGAAGACCTACTTTTCCCTCGGGACAGCGGTGCACGCCGTCTGCGAGGGGATGGCCCGCCGGAAGATGGAGGGGGAGCGCGTCAGCCTCGATAACGCCCTCTCGGCCCTGGATGCGGCCTGGTCGTCTGTTGGATATCCGTCGCGGAAGAAAGAGGAAGAAGACAGGACAAAGGCGCGTGAGATGGTGGCGACCTATGTGGCCTGGGAGGAGGCGAACAGGAACACCGTCGTGGACGTCGAGCGGTGGTTTGAGTTTTGCATCGACGGCGTGCGTTTCGTCGGCTCCATCGACAGGGTGGAGCGGACCCCGGAGGGCAGGTACGTGGTGGTCGATTACAAGACCGGCAGTTCGAACGGGTTCACGAAAAAAGGTCTCCCTGAGAACATCCAGTTGAACCTCTACTGCCTGGCCGTGTGGGAGATCTTCGGGGAACTTCCGGAGCGGGCGACGTTCTTCTTTGTGAAGGAGAGAAAGGAATTGCATTATTCCCCGACAGAAGAGACTGTCGCTGCATTTCGGGAACGGTTGTCAGGCTATATCCTGCGGATCCGTGCCGGTGAGTTCCCGGTGCGGAGCGGGTACGGCTGCACCCATTGCGATTACCGGATGCTATGCGAAGGGATGGAGGGAGACCAGACCTGATCATTTTTATCAATGGTTCGGACCATAGAATCATTTTGACACAATATTCAAGGTTTGATCATGTTTTTGCGGCAGGTGAGCACCATGGTGCGGCACAACCCCTATTACTAATCTGGATTAGTACTAATCTGGATTGGGGTTTTGTCGAGCGGGAGGAGGGGCGGCGGATCCTTGATGAGGAGCATCAGAAGGGGGGAGGACGGATGATCATCCTGTACGGCCGGCGGTGGTGGAAGAGTGAAGCGAGAGGGGTGCCTGGAGGCGAAGGCGGAGAGGGTCAGACATGACCGATACCCGAGGGAGCGCTATCTCCTCGTCGGGGGCAGTGTGGAGGGGAAGGAAGATCTGCGGGGCGAGGGCTACCTCGTGTACGATCTGGCTGACATCGAGGGTTTCGTGAGAGGTAAGTAATGCCTCCTGAGAAAGGCTTAACATCTCTTCTCCAGAGATAATCGATCAGAACAGGGCTCAGCTGAGGAAAGATGAAGGGCAATAAGAAACTCACGATCATGGTTTCATCCACGGTCTATGGTATCGAAGAACTTCTGGACCGGATATACACGCTCTTAACCGAATTCGGGTATGAAGTCTGGATGTCCCACAAGGGAACCATGCCGGTCTTTTCACATCATTCAACTTTTGATAACTGCATCGCGGGAGTAACAAACTGTGATCTGTTTCTCGGCTTGATTACCCCTCATTACGGTAGCGGGATAGATAAGGACGGACTTTCCATCACTCACCAGGAACTGAGAAAAGCCATCGAACTCAACAAGCCACGCTGGCTTCTGGCTCATGAACATGTGATTTTCGCCAGGTCGCTCCTGAAATATCTCGGGTATAATGGAGGAGACGACCGGAGAAAACTTTTGCTGGAGAAAAACCAGATCCTTGATGATCTTCGTGTCATTGACATGTATGAAGAAGCTATTCTCTCCCAGAAACCCCTGCAGGACCGACAGGGGAACTGGGTCCAGAAGTTCAACTCAGATGATGACGCCGCCCTGTTCGCTATGGCGCAATTCTCTCGATATCAGGAAGTCGAGGCATTTGTGCGCGAGAACTTACGTGATAGTGCCCGCATTTCTCACATTGTTCAGGACAGGAGGGAGCGCCCATGAAGCCGGAGAAGATCGGGGAGATTCTGCTGCCGGGAAATGATCAGAGCACCGAGTTTTTGCCGCGGTGCCAGGATCTTGAGTTTGTAGGTTCAGTTGTCTGCGGATTTCTCAATACATCCGGCGGTTCTATTGTCTGTGGCGTGGATGACAGAGGGGACATTATCGGCATCGAAAACGCCGATCGTGCGGTGAAGAATCTTGAACAGGAGTTGCTCCACGGCATTTCTCCGGGAGCACTCGTTTCTGTTCAGGCCCATAAAATCGGAGAGAAGGCATTGCTGGTAGTCGAGGTACCATCTGGCAAGGACATACCCTATGCCTTTAAGAATGTGATCTATCTCCGTGAAGGTCAGATAACTCGAAAAGCCGATATCGAAACGATCCGAGATATGGTGCTCCGCAAACAGGTTGAACCCGAACGATGGGAGCGGCGTTTTTCTTCTGCCGATATAAAAGAGGATCTGGACAGGGATGAAATCCGCTCCACAGTGGGTGCGGCAAATGAGAGGTTCCAGGTACAGTTTCGCGATAGTGAAAACCCGATCATAGCTCTTGAAAAACTTGGAGTGTGTCGCTATGGGCGCCTGACCAATGGCGGCGATGTCCTCTTCGGAACCAATCCCGCCATGCGTTATCCACAAGTTCGGGTCCGTGCCGCCTGTTTTACGACAGATCGAGCAGATGATACCTATCGGGATATGAAATCCTTTGAGGGACCTCTGGTCCCGGTGTTAGAGGATGTTTACCATTTTATTCAACGGAATACTTCAACAATATCACGCTTTAGCAAGGGGGATCTGGAACGCCGGGACGAACCTCTCTATCCCGTGCTCGCCATCAGAGAGGGGTTGGTGAATGCGTTTGTTCACCGGGACTACAGCGATTTTTCCGGGGGGATTGCCGTTCGTATCTATCCAGATCGTCTGGAGATCTGGAACAGCGGCACATTCCCTGAAGGTGTGACCCCCGATAACCTCCTGTCGGGGCAGCACCTCTCAGTACTGCGTAATCCTGACATCGCTCATGTGATTCATCTACGGGGACTGATGGAGATGATAGGCCGTGGCAGCGTGATGATCAAGAGGGCCTGTGATGAACGCGGTTTACCCCCGCCGAAGTGGTCGGAAGATAGACGCGGCGTTACCTTAACCTTCTATGCCCCGGAAGTCACCCCGGAAGTCACCCCGGAAGTCACCCCGGAAGTCACCCCGGAAGTCGCACAGATGCTCGCTGCCTTTGATGGAGAGATGTCGCGGAAGGACCTTCAATACATTCTCGGCCTGAAAGACAACGAACACTTCAGGAAAGCCTATCTGCTGCCAGCCATCCGGGAAAATCTGATTGAGATGACCATCCCCGACAAACCAAAGAGCAGCAAGCAAAGATACCGCCTCACGGAGAAAGGACGTGCCCTGATAGGCGAAGATCGTTCATGAACATTTGCCCGACCGGTTTCTGACAGAGATTGGAAAGGGCGTGCCGGGCAGGTGCCGGAGTTCGATCTCATCAGGTCCGATGAACTCCCCGAGGGCGTCCTCACCTCAACGTCTTCGGCATGAGGACCGACCCGGAATCACATAGGGGTTAATAAAGATCATAACCTTCATCATGGATACTTTAGTATACCCAGGTATGCCAGCCGACACCACCACCATCAAGATCAGGGTCCCCCTCAAGCACCGCCTGGACTCTCTGAAGATCCACCCCAGGGAATCCTACACCGACGTAATCGAGCGGCTTGTGGAGATGGCAGTCGATGACGAGCCCCTCAGCGACGCCACCATCAAGGCCATCGAGGAGTCTCTCGAAGATATCAAAAGTGGCCGGGTCTCTACCCTTGAGCCGGTCATGGCGGAGTTGAAAGACGAATGAGTTATCGCGTCTTCTTCTCCGCGACGGCCCGCCGTGACATCAAGCGTATCCCGAAGGACTACGCCCTCACGATCGGTGAAGAACTGATCTCGCTCGCCGCGGAGACGGACCCGAAGAGACATGTGAAGAAGATACAGGGAGGACAGAACCCGCCTTTTTACTCTCTCAGGGTCGGCGACTACCGCGCCATCCTCACCATCGTCGACGACGTGATGGTCATCCACGTGATCGAGGTGGGACACCGGAGTACGGTGTAACTGATCGAAAAAAAGACGGGGGAAAAATCAGTTCTTCTCCCTCTTCAGATGGAAGAGGAGGGCCACCGCAGTGTCCCCGTTCTCGATGTACCGGAGTTCGATCTCATCCGGTCCGATGAACTTACCGAGGGCGGAGCCGTCATCGTGATCGATGATGGAGATCTCCCCGTCAGAGGCGATGACGCCGGAGATGTTCTCCGAATACCTGACGCCGTCCGCCTTTGTATACTCCTTATACCCGGTAAAGGCCGGTCCGTTCTGTGCCGTGATAATGTACCGGTGGGCAGCGCTCTCACGGAATCCCACGGTCTTGATGTGGCCGCTCGACGTTCCGGTCCAGACCCCGACGATGTCCGGGGTGGAGGGTGAGGTGACCTCCGGGGAGGGCGTTGCCGCACCGGTGAGGGGTGTGGTCGGGTCCGTGTATATCCCGGAGCCCAGCCACCAGTCATCGTCTACCTTTTCGACATATCCCAGTTTCGGCTCGATTGAGCGGTTGTGAGCAGGGTTGATATAATAAAACCGGACAAATCCGCTGCCTTTAATCGCAACGTCCCGCAGGTCTTTGATGAAGTACCCGCCCTGCGCATCGGTTTCAGCGAGCCGGTTTACACCAATCTTCTCCGGGTTGAAGGGATGGGCAAGAGTGGTACCGTTGAAATCATAGGCATAGATATAGAGCTCACCCTCGACAAACGAACCGTTCGGGTTGGAAAATTCTGCCAGGGCTTTTTCTTTGCCGTATGTTTTTGCATAGGCGGCCGCACTGTCAACGAAGGCGACAAGCGTTTCATTGGAGGTGTAGGTCTCCTGCTGGATGGTGTTAGTATCTCCCGGCGTTGATGTGGTTGCGGCGGGCTGGTCCTGCGTGCACCCGGCTGTTATCAGAAACAGGCCGAGAACAAACACCAATACGAATGAAATTGACGTTCTCTTCATCTTGATGGATAGATTTTTCTTGCTGATAATACCAGATCATTCGACACTCTTTTTTGCAATTTTTAAAGACGCTTTCAGAAAAATGGCTCTGTAAAATGAGGCCCGGGTCGAGAACATGCCTCAAGCCCCCCGCGTCGCCATGGGGGAAAATCTGATTACAGTGACGCTCCCCGACAGACCAGAGAGCAGCAAGCAGAGGTGCTGCCTCACGGAGAAAGAGCGTCCCCTGATCAAAGAAGATCGTTCATGAAGCCGCCCGACCCTTTCCGGTCAGAAGGCTTTGAACCGTATCGAGGGGGGACAGGACCCCTTCACTCCCGCTCGATCTCCCCTCCGGCCTCCCGGATCGTCGCCTCGACCGCCTCCAGCAGTGCGGCGTCGTGGGTGGCAAAGTCCAGCATCGAAAAACCTCCCACAAGGGGGATGGGCTTGAAGACGGCAAGGGGTGGCTTCCCGTTCTTTTCCGGGGCCTCGCCCGGGGCGATGACGGCGGTCGTGCCGTCCTTCCAGACGGCGAGGTTTCCGTAGCCCTGTGCGTCCCAGATCTTCTGGATGATCTCGCGGGTGTACAGCATAGAGAAGAGACCATGCACGAAGAGGATATCAAACTTCTGGTACCTGCTACTCCGGTGAAGGGAGAGAAAAATGCGTGAGAGGGCGCCCGACGACCCGGCCCCCCCGTCGTTTATCTGGCAACCGAGGAAGATGCTCGTCCTGACCAGGGTTTCGTAACCGTCGTCCGCCGCGGTGAGGGTGACGGTGCGGGGGACCCCTGTGGAGACAAAACCGACGACCGCTTCGGTGCTGACAGGCGCCCGGGTCGGGAAACCCTGTTTCTGGAACGTGGCGTTGATCGCCTCCCCGAAGGCGTCGCTCCAGGAGAGGTTGCTGTAACCGGCACTCTTCTCGACGGAGTGCGGGGCGGCAGGACACTCTCACTCCCCCGTCTGCATCGACACCTCCCCCTCCGTCCCGACCAATCTGGCACGAACCTCATCCACCATCTCCTCCGTCGTCAGGAGGAGGAGTGTATCGCCGACCCCGATGACGGTGCTGCCGCTCGGGACAAAGCGGTCGTTCCCTTTCTGCATAAGAATGATAAGGGCGCCTTTCGGCAACCCCAGGTCGACGACCTGCTTTCCCACAGCCGGGGAGTCCGGGGGGATGACCAGGTCGAGCATTTTGCTCGGAGTATCTGATTCCGCCTCGAACTCCCGCGAGAGTTTGAGCGGTTCTTCGAGGGGGGCGGCGAGACCGAGCCGCCGGGCGACGGCCGGGATCGATGTCCCGTGGACCAGCGCCGAGACGATGACGATGAAAAAGACCATATTAAAGATCAGGTCCGCACCGGGCACTCCTGCCACGAGGGGATAGGTGGCGAGGATGATCGGGACGGCCCCCCGCAGTCCCACCCACGAGACCAGGACCTTCTCGTTCATCGGCATCTTCCAGGGGAGCAGCGTGACCATGACGGCAACCGGCCGTGCGACCAGGATCAGGAAGAGAGCGGCGATCAGACCCGGCACGACCGCCAGAGCAAGCTGCGAGGGGAAGACGAGCAGCCCGAGTGCAAGGAACATCACGATCTGCATCAGCCATGCGATCCCGTCGTGGAACTGGACCAGACTCTTCCTGTAAACGAAAGTGCTGTTGCCCATGACAAGGCCAGCGATATAGACTGCGAGAAACCCGTTTCCCCCGATGATGGACGTCAGCCCGTAGGTCAGCAGCACCATGGTCAGGGTGAGCACCGGGTACAGCCCCTCGGACTCCAGCCTGATACGGTTGATGAGATATACGATGAATATGCCCATCACGTAGCCGAACAGGCCTCCGACTGCCATCTGCTGCACGAACATCGGGACGAGGGAGAAGATCGATGAGCCCGGGATGAGGATCAGGCCGATAACGCCGGTGGTGAGGAGGACCGCCATGGGGTCGTTGCTCCCCGACTCGAACTCCAGGAACGGCCGCAGGTTTCCTTTCAGGCGTGCCCGTGCCATCCTCAGGACCGAAAAGACCGCCGCCGCATCGGTGGACGAGACGACCGCACCGAGGAGAAGGCCCGTAAGCGGGGAGAAGCCGAGGACCAGGACGGCAAATGCGCCGAGCAGGACTGCAGTCAGGACGACGCCGACCGTGGAGAGGGCGATCCCGGGCCAGAGAACAGGCTTGATCTGCTCCCACCGTGTGTCAAGGCCGCCTGAGAAGAGGATGTAGGCAAGCGCGATAATCCCGATGATCTGTGCAACCTCGGGATCGTCGAAGGGAATGCCGCCCGGCCCCTCCGAGCCCGCCAGCATCCCGACGACGAGGAAGATAAGGAGGGCGGGGACGCCGAGACGCTCGGAGAACGTGTTTGCGATGATGCTGATCAGGAAGAGCAACGCTATGCCGACAAGTACGAGGGTGAGCACCATGTATACGCACACCTTGGGCGTGAAACGTTATAATCGTGACTTCTCGACCTTTCGGGCAGTGTATTTTCGGCGGACAGGTTTCCTCCTTTCCATTGACGAATGAGACCCGAATATCCCGGTCGGAGAGCGTGATCACCTCGACAGATACATTCGATGAAGTCATCCCAAAACTGATCATACCCTCTGTCCTGTCGATGGAATGATCGGTATGTGGTTCTGAAAAATCCTGTTCTGGCGTCCTGTCCGGGGGTTTTCACCCCCCGGTCCCTCCCTTATTGCGATAGGGGACGGATGGCAATCTCCTTCATCAGGATCTCCGGTCTCTCTTCCCCGACCCTATCCTGTTTCGGGGGTCCGGGGGTGTCGGTCCCCCGGCGAAGAGGTGGGGGAAGGCGGTGGTTTCGCACGACTCGTCAGGGAATTTGGGAAGACATCGGTCCGATCATGAAATTTTCTCCCGAGTTCAGCATGCGGGGAAAGGGAAATGAACGAGAGTTCTGGGATATGCTCGATGTCTGCTTGAGCCCGGGGTTCATGCACGATTCTACATATTTTTGCTTGCTTAATTCAACAGAGCCTTTTTTTTAAATTGCCGGCAATTTCGGGAAGTAAAATTGATATCCTATCCTGCCAAGTGTTGATGGCGTAGTGATGCCAAATGCCGACACTCTATCTCTATATCCTTGATACGCTTTCCGACTGGGAAACCGGCCATGCCCTTGACGAACTCCATTCCGGGAGGTACCTCAAAGACCCGTCGCTGAAGTACGATGTCGT
This window of the Methanofollis ethanolicus genome carries:
- a CDS encoding potassium/proton antiporter, whose product is MVLTLVLVGIALLFLISIIANTFSERLGVPALLIFLVVGMLAGSEGPGGIPFDDPEVAQIIGIIALAYILFSGGLDTRWEQIKPVLWPGIALSTVGVVLTAVLLGAFAVLVLGFSPLTGLLLGAVVSSTDAAAVFSVLRMARARLKGNLRPFLEFESGSNDPMAVLLTTGVIGLILIPGSSIFSLVPMFVQQMAVGGLFGYVMGIFIVYLINRIRLESEGLYPVLTLTMVLLTYGLTSIIGGNGFLAVYIAGLVMGNSTFVYRKSLVQFHDGIAWLMQIVMFLALGLLVFPSQLALAVVPGLIAALFLILVARPVAVMVTLLPWKMPMNEKVLVSWVGLRGAVPIILATYPLVAGVPGADLIFNMVFFIVIVSALVHGTSIPAVARRLGLAAPLEEPLKLSREFEAESDTPSKMLDLVIPPDSPAVGKQVVDLGLPKGALIILMQKGNDRFVPSGSTVIGVGDTLLLLTTEEMVDEVRARLVGTEGEVSMQTGE
- a CDS encoding DUF4062 domain-containing protein, with the translated sequence MKGNKKLTIMVSSTVYGIEELLDRIYTLLTEFGYEVWMSHKGTMPVFSHHSTFDNCIAGVTNCDLFLGLITPHYGSGIDKDGLSITHQELRKAIELNKPRWLLAHEHVIFARSLLKYLGYNGGDDRRKLLLEKNQILDDLRVIDMYEEAILSQKPLQDRQGNWVQKFNSDDDAALFAMAQFSRYQEVEAFVRENLRDSARISHIVQDRRERP
- a CDS encoding DUF7557 family protein yields the protein MPADTTTIKIRVPLKHRLDSLKIHPRESYTDVIERLVEMAVDDEPLSDATIKAIEESLEDIKSGRVSTLEPVMAELKDE
- a CDS encoding cache domain-containing protein, producing the protein MFVLGLFLITAGCTQDQPAATTSTPGDTNTIQQETYTSNETLVAFVDSAAAYAKTYGKEKALAEFSNPNGSFVEGELYIYAYDFNGTTLAHPFNPEKIGVNRLAETDAQGGYFIKDLRDVAIKGSGFVRFYYINPAHNRSIEPKLGYVEKVDDDWWLGSGIYTDPTTPLTGAATPSPEVTSPSTPDIVGVWTGTSSGHIKTVGFRESAAHRYIITAQNGPAFTGYKEYTKADGVRYSENISGVIASDGEISIIDHDDGSALGKFIGPDEIELRYIENGDTAVALLFHLKREKN
- a CDS encoding Fic family protein, with the protein product MKPEKIGEILLPGNDQSTEFLPRCQDLEFVGSVVCGFLNTSGGSIVCGVDDRGDIIGIENADRAVKNLEQELLHGISPGALVSVQAHKIGEKALLVVEVPSGKDIPYAFKNVIYLREGQITRKADIETIRDMVLRKQVEPERWERRFSSADIKEDLDRDEIRSTVGAANERFQVQFRDSENPIIALEKLGVCRYGRLTNGGDVLFGTNPAMRYPQVRVRAACFTTDRADDTYRDMKSFEGPLVPVLEDVYHFIQRNTSTISRFSKGDLERRDEPLYPVLAIREGLVNAFVHRDYSDFSGGIAVRIYPDRLEIWNSGTFPEGVTPDNLLSGQHLSVLRNPDIAHVIHLRGLMEMIGRGSVMIKRACDERGLPPPKWSEDRRGVTLTFYAPEVTPEVTPEVTPEVTPEVAQMLAAFDGEMSRKDLQYILGLKDNEHFRKAYLLPAIRENLIEMTIPDKPKSSKQRYRLTEKGRALIGEDRS
- a CDS encoding type II toxin-antitoxin system RelE family toxin; this encodes MSYRVFFSATARRDIKRIPKDYALTIGEELISLAAETDPKRHVKKIQGGQNPPFYSLRVGDYRAILTIVDDVMVIHVIEVGHRSTV